The proteins below are encoded in one region of Thermodesulfobacteriota bacterium:
- a CDS encoding bifunctional 3,4-dihydroxy-2-butanone-4-phosphate synthase/GTP cyclohydrolase II: MALSTIKEAIDDVKKGKMIILVDDEDRENEGDLMIAAEKVTPDAVNFMARYGRGLICMTLTEKRANELHLSPMVTENTSTFNTAFTISIEARCGVTTGISAADRAKTILTAIDERTKPQDLARPGHIFPIIARNGGVLVRTGQTEGSVDLTRLAGLMPAGVICEIMKDDGTMARMPDLEIFAEKHGLKIVTIADIIEYRLQNESLVRRVAETRIPTLYGGEFKAIAYENDVDSHQHLALVKGDINPEDEILVRVHSECLTGDVFGSQRCDCGEQLHTAMRMIEEEGKGVIVYMHQEGRGIGLINKLRAYELQDQGLDTVQANERLGFKPDLRDYGVGAQILRDLGVRKMKQMTNNPKKIKGIEGYGLVVTERVPIEIKPNDNNIKYLETKKKKMGHMLNIK; the protein is encoded by the coding sequence ATGGCATTAAGCACAATCAAAGAAGCTATTGACGATGTAAAAAAGGGGAAGATGATAATCCTTGTTGATGATGAGGACCGTGAAAATGAAGGAGACCTGATGATAGCGGCGGAGAAAGTTACCCCTGATGCTGTCAACTTTATGGCAAGATATGGCAGGGGGCTTATATGTATGACCTTAACTGAAAAAAGGGCGAATGAATTACATCTCTCCCCTATGGTAACGGAGAACACCTCTACTTTTAATACTGCATTTACAATTTCTATTGAAGCGAGATGCGGGGTTACTACTGGTATTTCTGCTGCGGATAGGGCTAAGACAATTTTAACTGCTATAGACGAAAGGACAAAACCCCAGGATCTCGCCCGACCTGGTCATATTTTTCCTATAATTGCGAGAAATGGTGGGGTGCTGGTAAGAACAGGACAGACAGAAGGTTCAGTTGATTTGACCAGGCTTGCCGGCTTAATGCCGGCTGGTGTGATATGTGAGATAATGAAAGACGATGGAACCATGGCAAGGATGCCAGATTTAGAGATCTTTGCTGAAAAGCATGGTTTAAAAATTGTTACAATTGCCGATATAATTGAATATCGACTGCAAAACGAGAGTCTCGTTAGAAGGGTTGCAGAAACACGTATACCTACCCTGTATGGTGGGGAATTCAAGGCTATTGCATATGAAAATGACGTAGATAGTCACCAGCATCTTGCGCTGGTTAAAGGAGATATCAATCCCGAAGACGAGATTTTGGTAAGGGTTCATTCCGAGTGTTTAACAGGTGATGTCTTTGGTTCCCAGAGGTGTGACTGCGGGGAGCAACTCCATACTGCTATGAGGATGATTGAAGAGGAAGGCAAGGGTGTTATTGTTTATATGCATCAAGAGGGAAGGGGTATTGGGCTGATTAATAAGCTTCGGGCATATGAGCTTCAGGATCAAGGTCTGGATACTGTTCAGGCTAATGAACGACTTGGTTTTAAACCCGATCTTAGGGATTATGGTGTAGGGGCACAGATCCTTCGCGATCTGGGGGTAAGAAAGATGAAACAGATGACAAATAACCCTAAAAAGATTAAGGGGATAGAAGGATATGGGCTGGTAGTTACAGAGAGGGTGCCTATTGAGATTAAGCCTAATGATAACAACATTAAGTATTTGGAAACAAAGAAGAAGAAAATGGGGCATATGTTGAATATAAAATAG
- a CDS encoding riboflavin synthase: MFTGLIEGVGTIKKIGKKGGSMTLFIESNLDLTETKTGDSISVDGVCLTIVEVMSKEFRAEVSPETLQRTTLREIKEEQKVNLERAMRISDRLGGHLVLGHVDGIGKIREVSKDINSTRMKISASKDIMKYIIEKGSVAIDGISLTVNECTDDNFGVNIIPHTAGHTTLSDKKAGDSVNIENDIIGKYVERFLDKGYGKREGDSKINREFLSKHGFT; encoded by the coding sequence ATGTTTACCGGATTGATAGAAGGTGTAGGTACAATAAAGAAAATCGGCAAAAAGGGCGGCTCTATGACTCTCTTTATAGAGAGCAACCTGGATTTGACTGAAACAAAGACCGGTGATAGTATCTCTGTGGATGGCGTTTGTCTGACTATTGTGGAAGTGATGTCAAAAGAATTCAGAGCGGAGGTTTCACCTGAGACCTTACAGAGAACAACTCTCAGGGAGATAAAGGAGGAACAGAAGGTAAATTTAGAGAGAGCCATGCGTATTTCAGATCGATTGGGCGGGCACCTTGTTTTGGGTCATGTTGATGGTATTGGAAAGATTAGGGAGGTTTCTAAAGATATAAATTCCACAAGGATGAAAATCTCGGCTTCTAAAGATATAATGAAGTATATAATTGAGAAGGGTTCTGTTGCCATCGATGGTATCAGTTTAACTGTGAATGAGTGTACAGATGATAATTTTGGTGTGAATATAATACCCCACACAGCGGGGCATACTACCTTAAGTGATAAAAAAGCTGGTGACAGTGTCAATATTGAGAATGATATAATCGGGAAGTATGTAGAAAGGTTCTTAGATAAAGGGTATGGCAAAAGAGAGGGAGACAGTAAAATTAACAGGGAGTTTCTTAGTAAACATGGTTTTACCTAG
- the ribD gene encoding bifunctional diaminohydroxyphosphoribosylaminopyrimidine deaminase/5-amino-6-(5-phosphoribosylamino)uracil reductase RibD, with the protein MKEEEYMRLAIRLAKRARGKTSPNPLVGAVVVKRGEIAGKGFHQKAGEPHAEINALNDAGENAREGDLYINLEPCNHYGRTPPCTKTIINSGIKKVFVGIEDPNEVVAGRGLQCLKDNGIYVQTGILREECQRLNETYIKYITEKMPFVILKSAASLDGKIATRVGDSRWISNEKSRAFLHRLRDEADGILVGIGTIMADDPKLTTRLNGRKGKDPVRIVVDSKLRIKLRAKVLKPESEAGTIIATTELAPREKIKKLEELGVRVLVVGSKDNRVDLRELMYELGKLEITSLIIEGGAEVNASSLGSGIVDKVLFFYAPKIIGGADALGMVGGEGVEKLNDAINLKNVRVRRLGDDILVEGYVNKDKRSATSDQLSA; encoded by the coding sequence ATGAAAGAAGAAGAGTACATGAGATTAGCCATTAGATTGGCTAAAAGGGCCCGAGGCAAAACGAGCCCCAACCCCTTGGTAGGGGCTGTAGTAGTTAAAAGGGGTGAGATTGCTGGTAAGGGTTTCCACCAGAAAGCAGGAGAGCCCCATGCCGAGATTAATGCTCTGAATGATGCAGGTGAAAATGCCAGGGAAGGAGATCTATATATTAACCTTGAACCATGTAATCATTATGGAAGAACTCCTCCATGTACAAAAACGATTATTAATAGCGGAATTAAAAAGGTGTTTGTAGGTATAGAAGACCCAAACGAAGTTGTGGCAGGAAGGGGTCTTCAATGCCTGAAGGATAATGGAATATATGTGCAAACAGGCATACTAAGAGAGGAATGTCAGAGGTTAAACGAGACATACATAAAGTATATAACTGAAAAAATGCCATTTGTAATTCTCAAGTCAGCTGCCAGTTTAGATGGTAAGATTGCCACCAGGGTTGGAGATAGCAGATGGATTAGCAATGAAAAGTCCAGGGCTTTTTTACACAGGTTGCGGGACGAGGCAGACGGGATTTTGGTAGGGATTGGTACGATTATGGCAGACGATCCTAAACTTACTACCCGTTTAAATGGCAGGAAAGGTAAGGACCCTGTAAGGATAGTTGTTGACAGCAAGTTAAGGATAAAGCTTCGAGCAAAGGTTTTAAAGCCTGAATCCGAAGCCGGGACCATTATTGCTACCACTGAATTGGCGCCCAGGGAGAAGATAAAAAAATTAGAAGAACTGGGAGTAAGGGTACTTGTTGTCGGTTCCAAAGACAATAGAGTTGATTTAAGGGAGCTTATGTATGAGCTTGGCAAACTGGAGATTACAAGCCTTATTATTGAGGGTGGCGCTGAGGTAAATGCCTCTTCTCTTGGTAGCGGCATTGTAGATAAAGTTTTATTTTTTTATGCTCCTAAGATCATAGGGGGGGCAGATGCATTAGGCATGGTGGGTGGCGAAGGCGTTGAGAAACTCAACGATGCCATTAATCTAAAGAATGTCAGAGTTAGAAGATTGGGAGACGATATTTTAGTTGAAGGATACGTAAACAAAGATAAGCGTTCAGCAACCAGCGATCAGCTGTCAGCCTGA
- the nrdR gene encoding transcriptional regulator NrdR — protein sequence MKCPFCSNLDNRVIDSRLSKDGNIIRRRRECLDCKERFTTYERVEEVLPSVVKKDGRREPFDRTKIFNGIKKACEKRPISINEIENVVNEIEHEFQDSGEKEIKCSDIGERVMKALHDLDAVAYVRFASVYRQFKDVSDFMVEVRELLGGQKGE from the coding sequence ATGAAATGTCCCTTTTGCTCCAATCTTGACAACAGGGTTATAGATTCAAGGCTTAGCAAAGACGGTAATATCATAAGGCGTAGAAGAGAATGTTTGGATTGTAAAGAAAGGTTTACGACCTATGAAAGGGTTGAAGAGGTTCTTCCATCAGTAGTTAAGAAGGATGGCAGAAGAGAACCTTTTGATCGGACCAAGATATTTAACGGTATTAAAAAGGCATGTGAGAAACGTCCAATAAGCATTAATGAGATTGAAAATGTAGTCAATGAGATAGAACATGAATTTCAAGATAGCGGTGAAAAAGAGATAAAGTGCTCGGATATCGGTGAAAGGGTAATGAAGGCATTGCATGACTTAGATGCAGTGGCTTATGTCAGATTCGCTTCGGTTTACCGTCAATTCAAGGATGTAAGCGATTTTATGGTAGAAGTCCGGGAACTCCTTGGGGGACAAAAAGGAGAATAA